In one window of Streptomyces sp. NBC_01224 DNA:
- a CDS encoding polysaccharide deacetylase family protein, with the protein MTGRVEIHVDRALLLTFDDRHVREWAAAAPLFTLFGARVTFFICEPDRLDRDDVRLLRRLADDGHTIGCHGLRHERAPEFIAAHGAAAYLDQEVVPALETLRRLGFPARSFAYPCSARDESTDRLLLALFERLRGGVSADRRADPSLAAELRVPAGDIAARRVLPGCSVDSGRGAVAYGDDLTGVEAALRRTADDGGVTTLYAHCIADAHEANHVTPARLEKLLALADGMSLPCVGFDELP; encoded by the coding sequence GTGACCGGCCGCGTGGAAATCCACGTCGACCGCGCCCTGCTGCTCACCTTCGACGACCGGCATGTGCGCGAGTGGGCCGCCGCCGCACCGCTGTTCACGTTGTTCGGCGCCCGTGTCACCTTCTTCATCTGTGAGCCCGACCGGCTCGACCGCGACGACGTGCGGTTGCTGCGCCGGCTCGCGGACGACGGCCACACCATCGGCTGCCACGGTCTGCGGCACGAGCGGGCGCCCGAGTTCATCGCCGCGCACGGCGCGGCCGCCTATCTCGATCAAGAGGTGGTGCCCGCCCTGGAGACGCTGCGCCGCCTCGGCTTTCCGGCCCGCAGCTTCGCCTACCCGTGCAGCGCCCGCGACGAGAGCACCGACCGGCTGCTTCTCGCGCTCTTCGAGCGGCTGCGCGGCGGTGTGTCCGCCGACCGCCGCGCCGATCCGTCCCTCGCGGCCGAGTTGCGTGTCCCGGCCGGCGACATCGCCGCCCGGCGGGTCCTGCCGGGGTGCTCGGTGGACTCCGGGCGCGGGGCCGTCGCGTACGGAGACGATCTGACCGGCGTGGAGGCGGCACTGCGCCGGACCGCCGATGACGGCGGCGTGACCACGCTCTACGCCCACTGCATCGCCGACGCCCATGAGGCCAACCATGTGACACCGGCCCGGCTGGAGAAGCTCCTGGCCCTGGCCGACGGGATGTCACTGCCCTGCGTGGGCTTCGACGAGCTCCCGTGA
- a CDS encoding GntR family transcriptional regulator, with amino-acid sequence MGTSGPKYQRIKDELRAEVARDEYEAGAPFITQNQLRERFEVSSTTAIRALNDLVAEGLLVRRRGLGTFVADPSDRTAEPASAHRSGVVACIISGQGPYQSEVLRGVESGCSERGLRLFFSDSAVQMTDTGHADHPASLARQDQALHQAVEDRVDGIILYPVQGAPDLDVLDEIRRLRIPMVLVDRYFPGLAIDAVTADNYDVGYRLTEHLLADGHERIATLWGETQCTSVHDRMTGHKQALRAHDQPLLPQFTALRSYTALSEDDRKQLLSGLLAAPEPPTALLCAHGFAVATAASDLASLGIAVPDEIVLAGMDDAGPYDLLPLTSFAARLPAREIGSRAVEQLVTRIAERTAGEDPYRSAEQIVLPVRIRTRESAPVRLRTVAARRP; translated from the coding sequence ATGGGTACGTCCGGACCCAAGTACCAGCGCATCAAGGACGAGTTGCGGGCCGAGGTGGCACGTGACGAGTACGAGGCCGGCGCCCCGTTCATCACTCAGAACCAGCTGCGCGAGCGCTTCGAGGTCAGTTCCACCACCGCCATCCGTGCACTCAACGACCTTGTTGCAGAAGGGTTGTTGGTACGCCGCCGTGGTCTGGGTACCTTTGTCGCCGATCCTTCGGACCGGACCGCGGAACCTGCCTCGGCCCACAGATCCGGTGTGGTCGCCTGCATCATCAGCGGCCAGGGGCCGTACCAGTCCGAAGTGCTGCGCGGGGTCGAGTCCGGCTGTTCGGAGCGCGGGCTGCGGCTGTTCTTCTCGGACTCCGCGGTCCAGATGACCGACACGGGGCACGCCGATCACCCCGCGTCCCTCGCCCGCCAGGACCAGGCGCTGCACCAGGCCGTCGAGGACCGGGTCGACGGCATCATCCTCTACCCCGTCCAGGGCGCGCCCGATCTCGACGTGCTGGACGAGATCAGACGCCTGCGCATCCCGATGGTCCTGGTCGACCGGTACTTTCCCGGCCTCGCCATCGACGCGGTCACCGCCGACAACTACGACGTCGGCTACCGGCTCACCGAACATCTGCTGGCCGACGGCCACGAACGCATAGCGACGCTCTGGGGCGAGACGCAGTGCACCAGCGTCCACGACCGGATGACCGGGCACAAGCAGGCGCTGCGCGCCCATGACCAGCCCCTGCTTCCCCAGTTCACCGCGCTGCGCTCGTACACGGCACTGTCCGAGGACGACCGCAAGCAGTTGTTGTCCGGTCTCCTTGCGGCACCCGAGCCACCGACTGCCCTGTTGTGCGCGCATGGTTTCGCCGTCGCCACCGCCGCCTCCGATCTGGCTTCGCTCGGCATCGCCGTGCCCGACGAGATCGTGCTGGCCGGTATGGACGACGCGGGCCCCTACGATCTGCTGCCGCTCACCAGTTTCGCCGCCCGGCTGCCCGCCAGGGAGATCGGCAGCCGGGCGGTCGAGCAGCTGGTCACCCGGATCGCGGAGCGCACGGCGGGCGAGGATCCGTACCGCAGCGCCGAGCAGATCGTGCTCCCCGTCCGGATCAGGACGCGCGAGTCCGCACCGGTCCGGCTCCGTACCGTCGCCGCCCGCCGGCCCTGA
- a CDS encoding Gfo/Idh/MocA family protein, protein MTVSPYRVLLVGAGNIARAVHMPAFLELPSDFAVVGAVDADPTSARAFAADFSLPHHSTDLAASLSEVRPDLVVVASPPVAHRDQVVAALGAGAWVWCEKPPALSLAEYDAMTAAEGERGPYAPIVFQHRFGSGAEHAKALIASGELGAPLVAHCQTTWYRDDAYYAVPWRGKWATEGAGPAMGLGIHQIDLLLELLGDWAEIRAMAGRLARDVETDDVTTATVRFTSGALATVVNSALSPRQLSHLRIDLRDATIELNHLYGYANGDWTYTPAPGVEPGRAAGWASPAEDVPSSHSAQLRSLLADMRAGRRPRASAGDGRRSLELITAMYKAALTGRPVLAGEIVPGDPFYTALHGSVPGWAPKESGR, encoded by the coding sequence GTGACTGTGTCTCCCTACCGTGTACTGCTCGTCGGCGCGGGCAACATCGCCCGCGCCGTCCATATGCCGGCGTTCCTGGAACTTCCCTCGGACTTCGCAGTGGTCGGCGCCGTCGATGCCGATCCCACCTCGGCCCGCGCCTTCGCCGCCGACTTCTCGCTCCCCCACCACTCCACCGATCTCGCCGCGTCGCTGAGCGAGGTCCGTCCCGATCTCGTCGTCGTCGCCTCGCCGCCCGTCGCCCACCGGGATCAGGTCGTCGCCGCCCTGGGGGCCGGGGCGTGGGTGTGGTGCGAGAAGCCGCCCGCGCTCAGTCTCGCGGAGTACGACGCCATGACCGCCGCCGAGGGCGAGCGGGGCCCGTACGCCCCGATCGTCTTCCAGCACCGGTTCGGATCGGGCGCCGAGCACGCCAAGGCACTCATCGCCTCCGGCGAGCTGGGTGCACCGCTGGTCGCCCACTGCCAGACCACCTGGTACCGCGACGACGCCTACTACGCGGTCCCCTGGCGCGGAAAGTGGGCGACCGAGGGCGCGGGCCCCGCCATGGGACTCGGCATCCACCAGATCGATCTGCTGCTGGAACTGCTCGGGGACTGGGCGGAGATCCGGGCCATGGCGGGGCGGCTGGCCCGCGACGTCGAGACCGACGATGTCACCACCGCCACCGTGCGTTTCACCTCGGGCGCACTCGCCACCGTGGTCAACAGCGCCCTTTCGCCGCGTCAGCTGAGTCATCTGCGGATCGATCTGCGGGACGCCACGATCGAACTGAACCATCTCTACGGGTACGCAAACGGTGACTGGACCTACACCCCGGCACCGGGTGTCGAGCCCGGCAGGGCGGCCGGCTGGGCCTCCCCCGCCGAGGACGTCCCCAGCTCGCACAGCGCCCAACTCCGTTCACTCCTGGCCGACATGCGGGCGGGCCGGCGGCCCAGGGCGAGCGCCGGGGACGGCCGCCGCTCTCTGGAGCTGATCACCGCGATGTACAAGGCGGCGCTCACCGGCCGCCCCGTCCTGGCCGGCGAGATCGTCCCGGGCGATCCCTTCTACACGGCACTGCACGGCTCCGTGCCCGGCTGGGCGCCCAAGGAGTCCGGGCGGTGA
- a CDS encoding FAD-dependent oxidoreductase: protein MFAAPAPRTRELGTDVLVVGAGLGGLAAALTAARFGHRVVLTEATDWPGGLFTAQAVPLADGHRIELDPVSPGYRDLRERIRDFYRRNYPLCPGPYADPLLDPGLSTTGHLSHEPRAALAVVQELLTPHLASGRLTLLVRHRPVAAQADGDRVAAVTLEAADGELLTVSAPYVVDATDLGELLDLAGVEHVTGAESREETGEPHAAAVADPLDQQPVSWVFALDHRPGEDHTVDRPAGYARWSDAFSWDTAEPGGAPARSVPLFLHEPDEVPPWAAPPNDRWHQLRALARSRYLPGTFDSDITLVDWEQTAYTRLPLAGLGDEVRARAEQEACEQALSFLHWIQTRAPRHDGGHGYPELRLRPDATGTADGFAKTPHVRESRRIRAEFTLLEHHLTAAARAGAPGAETFTDSVGTLRSRITLHPGTGGGAGLDLECLPFQLPLGALLPVRVENLLPAGRNIGATHLSAPALGGHAGQWSIGEAVGALVSYCLEHRLPPRAVRGAEHRLASFQSRLSNSLGLALDWPDRLRTGPVTSAGALYATL, encoded by the coding sequence GTGTTCGCCGCCCCCGCACCCCGTACCCGCGAACTCGGGACCGATGTCCTGGTGGTCGGTGCCGGTCTCGGTGGTCTCGCCGCCGCGCTGACCGCCGCCCGGTTCGGACACCGCGTCGTGCTCACCGAGGCGACCGACTGGCCCGGTGGCCTGTTCACCGCACAGGCGGTACCGCTCGCCGACGGCCACCGTATCGAACTGGATCCCGTCTCCCCCGGCTACCGCGATCTGCGCGAGCGGATACGCGACTTCTACCGGCGCAACTACCCGCTGTGCCCGGGGCCGTACGCCGATCCGCTGCTCGACCCCGGCCTCAGTACCACCGGTCATCTCAGCCATGAGCCGCGCGCCGCACTCGCCGTCGTCCAGGAGCTCCTCACCCCGCATCTCGCCTCGGGCCGGCTCACCCTGCTGGTCCGCCACCGCCCGGTTGCGGCCCAGGCGGACGGAGACCGGGTGGCCGCGGTCACCCTGGAGGCAGCTGACGGCGAGCTGCTGACGGTCAGCGCCCCGTACGTCGTCGACGCGACGGACCTGGGAGAGCTGCTCGACCTCGCGGGCGTCGAACATGTCACCGGCGCCGAGTCCCGCGAGGAGACCGGCGAACCGCACGCGGCCGCCGTCGCCGATCCGCTCGACCAGCAGCCGGTCTCCTGGGTCTTCGCCCTGGACCACCGCCCCGGCGAGGACCACACCGTCGACCGGCCGGCCGGATACGCCCGGTGGTCCGACGCCTTCTCCTGGGACACCGCGGAACCCGGCGGCGCCCCGGCCCGCTCCGTGCCGCTCTTCCTGCACGAGCCGGACGAGGTCCCGCCATGGGCCGCACCGCCCAACGACCGCTGGCACCAGCTGCGGGCACTGGCCCGGAGCCGGTACCTGCCCGGCACCTTCGACAGCGACATCACCCTGGTCGACTGGGAGCAGACGGCCTACACACGCCTGCCGCTCGCCGGGCTCGGGGACGAGGTACGGGCCCGCGCCGAACAAGAGGCATGCGAGCAGGCACTGTCGTTCCTCCACTGGATACAGACGCGGGCGCCCCGGCACGACGGCGGCCACGGCTACCCCGAGCTGCGCCTGCGGCCCGATGCCACCGGCACGGCGGACGGGTTCGCCAAGACACCCCACGTACGCGAATCCCGGCGCATCCGGGCCGAGTTCACCCTGTTGGAACATCATCTGACCGCTGCGGCACGGGCCGGGGCACCAGGCGCCGAGACCTTCACGGACAGCGTGGGCACCCTGCGATCCCGGATCACGCTGCACCCCGGAACCGGTGGCGGCGCCGGCCTCGATCTGGAGTGCCTGCCGTTCCAGCTGCCGCTGGGCGCACTGCTGCCCGTACGGGTGGAGAATCTGCTCCCCGCCGGGCGGAACATCGGCGCCACGCATCTCAGCGCACCCGCGCTCGGCGGGCACGCGGGCCAGTGGAGCATCGGCGAGGCCGTCGGCGCGCTCGTGTCGTACTGCCTCGAACACCGGCTGCCGCCGCGCGCGGTCCGCGGCGCCGAGCACCGGCTCGCCTCCTTCCAGAGCCGGTTGAGCAACTCGCTCGGCCTCGCCCTCGACTGGCCGGACCGGCTCCGCACCGGACCCGTGACCAGTGCCGGGGCGCTCTACGCCACTCTCTGA